A stretch of Janibacter endophyticus DNA encodes these proteins:
- a CDS encoding Maf family protein, protein MHLVLASASPARRALLERAGVTPLVRASDVDEAAVETAARAADPDLSPAGLVVALARAKGEHVASSYPGSSQGTLVLACDSVLEIGGEVVGKPHTAEVAVARWRAMRGGAGTLHTGHWLHDLRTGCSVTAAASTQLRFADLSDDEIEHYVATGEPLHVAGAFTIDGLGSPFVEVVAGDAGTVIGLCLPLLRRMTLELGVGWFDLVDP, encoded by the coding sequence ATGCACCTCGTCCTCGCCTCCGCCTCCCCCGCCCGCCGCGCGCTGCTCGAGCGGGCCGGCGTCACACCGCTCGTGCGGGCCAGCGACGTCGACGAGGCGGCCGTCGAGACGGCGGCTCGCGCGGCCGACCCTGACCTCAGCCCGGCCGGCCTCGTCGTCGCGCTCGCCCGGGCGAAGGGGGAGCACGTCGCCTCGTCGTACCCAGGGTCGTCCCAGGGCACGCTCGTCCTCGCCTGCGACAGCGTGCTCGAGATCGGCGGAGAGGTCGTCGGCAAGCCACACACTGCGGAGGTCGCCGTCGCCCGATGGCGGGCGATGCGCGGCGGGGCGGGCACGCTGCACACGGGCCACTGGCTGCACGACCTGCGCACCGGGTGCAGCGTGACCGCGGCGGCGTCGACGCAGCTGCGCTTCGCCGACCTCTCGGACGACGAGATCGAGCACTACGTCGCGACCGGCGAGCCGCTCCACGTCGCCGGCGCCTTCACGATCGACGGGCTGGGATCCCCCTTCGTCGAGGTGGTGGCCGGCGACGCCGGCACCGTCATCGGGCTCTGCCTGCCCCTCCTGCGGCGAATGACCCTCGAGCTCGGCGTCGGGTGGTTCGACCTCGTCGACCCCTGA
- a CDS encoding acyl-CoA carboxylase subunit beta, with amino-acid sequence MTPRPSYQGDPKVADVRSRLAAAHAASERPPEKAAAKLAAQNKLYVRDRIALLVDEGSFVEDGRYANALAPGLPADGVITGRGLVDGRPVIVIANDPTVKAGSWGARTVEKIVRATETALREEVPVFWFVDSAGARITDQVEMFPGRRGAGHIFHNQVALSGKVPQVCCLFGPSAAGGAYIPSFTDLVIMVEGNASMYLGSPRMAEMVVGERVSLEEMGGARMHCTVSGVGDILVQDDAEAIETARLWFSYLPTSWRSELPSYQPEDPAEPLTASVIPEVESQPFDIHEVIDGLVDDDSFFEVKPLFAPELVVGLGRMGGETVGIVANNSMAKGGVLFTDSADKAARFIWLCDAYSIPLIYLADVPGFMIGSEVERGGIIRHGAKMVSAVASATVPQVCVVVRKAYGAGLYAMGGPGFAPDATIALPTARIAVMGPEAAVNAVYANKIAAIEQAEGVEARDAFVAARRVEYEEDVDLERLAADLVIDAIVEPEELRREIQARLAHAKGRERHFAEKRRAIPPV; translated from the coding sequence ATGACCCCCCGTCCGTCCTACCAGGGCGACCCGAAGGTCGCCGACGTCCGCAGCCGTCTCGCAGCCGCCCACGCCGCCTCCGAGCGCCCGCCGGAGAAGGCCGCCGCCAAGCTCGCCGCGCAGAACAAGCTCTACGTCCGGGACCGGATCGCGCTGCTCGTCGACGAGGGGAGCTTCGTCGAGGACGGCCGCTACGCCAACGCGCTGGCCCCCGGGCTCCCGGCGGACGGGGTCATCACCGGACGCGGTCTCGTCGACGGCCGGCCCGTCATCGTCATCGCCAACGACCCGACGGTCAAGGCCGGCTCGTGGGGCGCCCGCACGGTCGAGAAGATCGTCCGCGCCACCGAGACCGCGCTGCGCGAGGAGGTCCCCGTCTTCTGGTTCGTCGACTCGGCAGGCGCGCGGATCACCGACCAGGTCGAGATGTTCCCCGGCCGCCGCGGCGCGGGCCACATCTTCCACAACCAGGTCGCGCTCTCCGGCAAGGTCCCGCAGGTGTGCTGCCTCTTCGGCCCGAGCGCGGCCGGCGGCGCCTACATCCCGAGCTTCACCGACCTCGTGATCATGGTCGAGGGCAACGCCTCGATGTACCTCGGCAGCCCGCGCATGGCCGAGATGGTCGTGGGGGAGCGGGTCTCGCTCGAGGAGATGGGCGGGGCCCGCATGCACTGCACCGTCTCGGGCGTCGGCGACATCCTCGTCCAGGATGACGCCGAGGCGATCGAGACGGCTCGGCTGTGGTTCAGCTACCTCCCGACGAGCTGGCGCTCCGAGCTGCCGAGCTACCAGCCGGAGGACCCCGCCGAGCCGCTCACCGCGAGCGTGATCCCCGAGGTCGAGAGCCAGCCCTTCGACATCCACGAGGTCATCGACGGGCTCGTCGACGACGACTCGTTCTTCGAGGTCAAGCCGCTCTTCGCCCCCGAGCTCGTCGTCGGTCTCGGTCGGATGGGCGGCGAGACCGTCGGCATCGTCGCGAACAACTCGATGGCCAAGGGCGGCGTGCTCTTCACCGACAGCGCCGACAAGGCGGCCCGCTTCATCTGGCTGTGCGACGCCTACTCGATCCCGCTCATCTATCTCGCCGACGTGCCCGGCTTCATGATCGGCAGCGAGGTCGAGCGCGGCGGCATCATCCGCCACGGCGCGAAGATGGTCTCGGCCGTCGCCTCGGCGACGGTCCCGCAGGTCTGCGTCGTCGTCCGCAAGGCCTACGGCGCCGGCCTCTACGCGATGGGCGGGCCGGGTTTCGCGCCCGACGCGACGATCGCCCTGCCCACGGCCCGGATCGCGGTCATGGGGCCCGAGGCCGCGGTCAATGCGGTGTATGCCAACAAGATCGCCGCGATCGAGCAGGCCGAAGGGGTGGAGGCGCGCGACGCCTTCGTCGCGGCCCGTCGGGTCGAGTACGAGGAGGACGTCGACCTCGAGCGGCTCGCCGCGGACCTCGTCATCGACGCGATCGTCGAGCCGGAGGAGCTGCGGCGCGAGATCCAGGCGCGCCTGGCCCACGCGAAGGGGCGGGAGCGCCACTTCGCCGAGAAGCGCCGGGCGATCCCGCCGGTCTGA
- a CDS encoding acyl-CoA dehydrogenase family protein — protein sequence MFELSQDHEDFRAMVRDFAEREVEPHVAQWDKDHHFPTELVPRMGDLGFFGLVVPEEYGGSAETDGGMVQSDFTALCVAIEELGRVDQSIGITLSAGVGLGINPILSFGTDEQKQAYLPDLVAGRALAGFGLTEPDAGSDAGGTRTRAVRDGDEWVVNGAKAFITNSGTDITSVVTVTARTGELEGGRQEISAIMIPSGTPGFTVEAPYDKLGWNISDTHGLTFEDCRVPASNLLGEQGNGFRQFLKTLDDGRIAISALATGLTQRMLELSTEYAQTRQAFGRPIGANQGISFQVADLAVMAETSRVLTYKAAWLKDEHDRGRRSVAEVKQAASIAKLYTSEAAVSATRIATQVFGGNGFMEEYPVARFYRDAKILEIGEGTSEVQRMVIARHLGLPS from the coding sequence ATGTTCGAGCTGAGCCAGGACCATGAGGACTTCCGCGCGATGGTGCGCGACTTCGCCGAGCGCGAGGTCGAGCCGCACGTCGCGCAGTGGGACAAGGACCACCACTTCCCCACCGAGCTCGTCCCGCGGATGGGTGATCTCGGCTTCTTCGGCCTCGTCGTCCCCGAGGAGTACGGCGGCAGCGCCGAGACCGACGGGGGCATGGTCCAGAGCGACTTCACCGCCCTGTGCGTTGCGATCGAGGAGCTCGGTCGTGTCGACCAGTCGATCGGCATCACGCTCTCCGCCGGTGTCGGCCTGGGCATCAACCCGATCCTCTCCTTCGGCACCGACGAGCAGAAGCAGGCCTACCTGCCCGACCTCGTCGCCGGCCGCGCCCTTGCGGGCTTCGGCCTCACCGAGCCGGACGCCGGCTCCGACGCCGGTGGCACCCGCACCCGGGCCGTCCGCGACGGCGACGAGTGGGTCGTCAACGGCGCCAAGGCCTTCATCACCAACTCGGGTACCGACATCACCTCGGTCGTCACCGTCACCGCCCGCACCGGCGAGCTCGAGGGCGGGCGCCAAGAGATCAGCGCGATCATGATCCCTTCGGGCACACCGGGTTTCACCGTCGAAGCGCCCTACGACAAGCTCGGGTGGAACATCTCGGACACCCACGGCCTGACCTTCGAGGACTGCCGCGTCCCCGCGAGCAACCTTCTCGGCGAGCAGGGCAACGGCTTCCGCCAGTTCCTCAAGACCCTCGACGACGGACGCATCGCGATCAGCGCGCTCGCGACCGGGCTCACCCAGCGGATGCTCGAGCTCTCCACCGAGTACGCGCAGACCCGCCAGGCCTTCGGCCGGCCCATCGGCGCCAACCAGGGGATCTCCTTCCAGGTCGCCGACCTCGCCGTCATGGCCGAGACCTCGCGGGTGCTCACCTACAAGGCCGCCTGGCTCAAGGACGAGCACGACCGCGGTCGCCGCAGCGTCGCCGAGGTGAAGCAGGCCGCCTCGATCGCCAAGCTCTACACCTCCGAGGCCGCCGTCTCCGCCACCCGCATCGCCACCCAGGTCTTCGGTGGCAACGGCTTCATGGAGGAGTACCCCGTCGCCCGCTTCTACCGCGACGCCAAGATCCTCGAGATCGGCGAGGGCACCTCCGAGGTCCAGCGCATGGTCATCGCCCGCCACCTCGGGCTGCCGTCATGA
- a CDS encoding MerR family transcriptional regulator: MTSAKGGGRPGDEVTWTIAEMAEDFGITHRTIRHYEELGLLSPERVGTRRVYRRRDRVRLELVLRGKRLGFSLDESAHLINLYEGDRGHRRQLQEALGTIEERRADLRSRLADIEAALRELDRWEADCRADLDALP; encoded by the coding sequence ATGACAAGCGCGAAGGGGGGCGGCCGGCCGGGTGACGAGGTCACCTGGACCATCGCGGAAATGGCCGAGGACTTCGGCATCACCCACCGGACGATCCGCCACTACGAGGAGCTCGGGCTCCTCTCCCCGGAGCGGGTCGGGACGCGGCGGGTCTACCGCCGGCGCGACCGGGTGCGGCTCGAGCTCGTGCTGCGCGGCAAGCGGCTCGGGTTCTCGCTCGACGAGAGCGCGCACCTCATCAACCTCTACGAGGGCGACCGCGGCCACCGGCGCCAGCTCCAGGAGGCGCTCGGCACGATCGAGGAGCGACGCGCCGACCTCCGGTCCCGGCTCGCCGACATCGAGGCCGCCCTGCGCGAGCTCGACCGGTGGGAGGCCGACTGCCGCGCCGACCTCGACGCCCTCCCCTGA
- a CDS encoding PfkB family carbohydrate kinase has protein sequence MPSRVIHTAQALVDVVVEVPTLPRRGANVMATGHDRYAAGAVNILLAGARSGAECVHAGAHGEGPNGDLVRSALAAEGVSLSAPMTTGQDTGICVVLLEASAERTFVTTQMAEREITVESLATSAPVAGDLVCVSGYSLIGRTRDPLLTWLGSLDPEVVVVLDPGAIFAELDERVQERMLTLTDVWTSNMEEGEDLTGESDMIAAAAASLAYLPPGAVSIIRDGAKGCALAVPGEEAVVVEGFPEKAIDTNGAGDTHTGVLAAEWAKGTGWVEACRRANAAGAIKVTRRGPDAAPTVAEIDHYLR, from the coding sequence ATGCCGAGCCGGGTGATCCATACCGCACAGGCCCTCGTCGACGTCGTCGTCGAGGTGCCGACACTGCCGCGACGCGGCGCCAACGTCATGGCGACCGGCCATGACCGATATGCGGCCGGCGCCGTGAACATCCTTCTCGCAGGGGCGCGCTCGGGTGCCGAGTGCGTCCACGCAGGCGCCCACGGCGAGGGCCCGAACGGGGACCTCGTGCGCTCCGCGCTCGCTGCCGAGGGGGTCAGCCTGTCGGCGCCGATGACGACGGGCCAGGACACCGGGATCTGTGTGGTCCTGCTGGAGGCGAGCGCGGAGCGAACCTTCGTCACGACCCAGATGGCGGAGCGTGAGATCACCGTCGAGTCCCTCGCGACCTCGGCGCCGGTCGCCGGGGATCTCGTCTGTGTCAGCGGGTACAGCCTCATCGGCCGCACCCGCGACCCACTTCTCACCTGGCTGGGGTCGCTCGACCCGGAGGTCGTCGTGGTCCTCGACCCGGGGGCGATCTTCGCCGAGCTCGACGAGCGGGTTCAGGAACGCATGCTCACCCTCACCGACGTCTGGACCTCCAACATGGAGGAGGGCGAGGACCTCACCGGCGAGAGCGACATGATCGCTGCGGCGGCTGCGTCGCTCGCCTACCTGCCTCCGGGGGCGGTCAGCATCATCCGCGACGGCGCGAAGGGGTGTGCGCTCGCGGTCCCGGGGGAGGAAGCCGTGGTCGTCGAGGGTTTCCCGGAGAAGGCGATCGACACCAACGGGGCGGGTGACACCCACACCGGTGTGCTCGCCGCCGAGTGGGCGAAGGGGACCGGCTGGGTCGAGGCCTGCCGTCGCGCCAACGCGGCCGGGGCGATCAAGGTGACTCGTCGCGGTCCCGACGCTGCCCCGACCGTCGCCGAGATCGACCACTACCTCCGCTGA
- a CDS encoding AAA family ATPase has product MPQRFSSVEHAQTALADAGYIASEAIATTVFLADALGKPLLVEGPAGVGKTELSKAVATATRAELIRLQCYEGVDEARALYEWNHAKQLLRITAAGAHHTPAGEDEADWGNVKADIFTDEFLLDRPLLKAVRSEVPTVLLIDELDKADVEIEGLLLEILSDFAVTVPELGTIEARHIPFVVLTSNATRELSEALRRRCLYLHIDYPEAELEQRIVSLKVPDLDATLSESVVRLVGALREMRLRKSPSVAETIDWARTLIALGGDHLDPELVRASLGVLLKHQEDIDLATEKLDLTRALA; this is encoded by the coding sequence ATGCCGCAGCGATTCTCCTCCGTCGAGCACGCCCAGACCGCCCTGGCGGATGCCGGCTACATCGCCTCGGAGGCCATCGCCACGACCGTCTTCCTCGCCGACGCCCTCGGCAAGCCGCTCCTCGTGGAGGGCCCGGCCGGTGTCGGCAAGACCGAGCTGAGCAAGGCCGTGGCCACCGCCACCAGGGCCGAGCTCATCCGGTTGCAGTGCTACGAAGGGGTCGACGAGGCCCGCGCCCTCTACGAGTGGAACCACGCCAAGCAGCTGCTCCGCATCACCGCGGCCGGCGCTCACCACACCCCTGCGGGAGAGGACGAGGCGGACTGGGGCAACGTCAAGGCGGACATCTTCACCGACGAGTTCCTCCTCGACCGGCCGCTGCTCAAGGCGGTCCGCTCCGAGGTCCCGACCGTCCTGCTCATCGACGAGCTCGACAAGGCCGACGTCGAGATCGAGGGACTGCTGCTCGAGATCCTCTCGGACTTCGCGGTCACGGTGCCCGAGCTCGGGACGATCGAGGCGAGGCACATCCCCTTCGTCGTGCTGACCTCCAACGCGACCCGGGAGCTCTCCGAGGCGCTGCGGCGCCGCTGCCTCTACCTGCACATCGACTACCCCGAGGCCGAGCTGGAGCAGCGGATCGTCTCGCTGAAGGTTCCTGACCTCGACGCGACGCTCTCGGAGTCGGTGGTGCGCCTTGTCGGTGCCCTGCGCGAGATGCGCTTGCGCAAGTCGCCCTCGGTCGCCGAGACGATCGACTGGGCCCGCACACTCATCGCGCTCGGCGGCGACCACCTCGACCCCGAGCTCGTCCGCGCCAGCCTCGGGGTGCTCCTCAAGCACCAGGAGGACATCGACCTCGCGACCGAGAAGCTCGACCTCACCCGTGCCCTCGCCTGA
- a CDS encoding VWA domain-containing protein — translation MPSPEAPTTAALTARVVDLSRALRRHGVNVGPSETVDAASACAALGVSDRERLRAGIAASMMRREGDRAVFDQLFDIYFPAGVGDRTGVGEVEATHDPVEARAAAERLRDDLATALATNDERELDRLAARAVAELGALSNDSSMGGFSANQTLDRLGPQTTIAAALQRARDAGDVMSGSGEGSGGSGSGAGGAHGQGSPWRPEQLSDRFDRDEMRSRVAAFRRRVEREATRRNTEARGTERISRYGVRDPLERKDFLLTGKTEGADLQAAIRPLARKLAARLSARQRRQSRGTVDIRRTLRRAMSTGGVPMSPAYKHRHRSRADIVLICDMSGSVAGFSRFTMLLLQALAGQFRRVRFFGFVNICDDITDIVTGSSVGEDISSQVAQRASLSRWHGSSDYGSALTDFVDRWLGAVGPRSTVIVLGDARTNGTEPHVDALRTIAAQARHVAWLNPEPHASWDTGDSVAGRYAQVVDMHECRNIDQLRRFVARALPV, via the coding sequence GTGCCCTCGCCTGAGGCCCCGACGACGGCCGCGCTCACCGCGCGGGTCGTCGACCTGTCGCGGGCGCTGCGGCGGCACGGCGTCAACGTCGGGCCGTCCGAGACGGTCGACGCGGCGTCGGCCTGTGCGGCGCTCGGGGTCAGCGACCGGGAGCGGCTGCGCGCCGGGATCGCCGCCTCGATGATGCGTCGCGAGGGCGACCGGGCGGTCTTCGACCAGCTCTTCGACATCTACTTCCCGGCCGGGGTCGGCGACCGGACCGGGGTCGGTGAGGTGGAGGCGACGCACGATCCGGTCGAGGCGCGGGCCGCGGCCGAGCGGCTCCGCGACGACCTCGCGACCGCGCTGGCGACCAACGACGAGCGTGAGCTCGACCGGCTCGCGGCCCGGGCCGTCGCCGAGCTCGGCGCCCTGAGCAACGACTCCTCGATGGGCGGCTTCTCCGCCAACCAGACCCTCGACCGCCTGGGCCCGCAGACGACGATCGCGGCCGCGCTGCAGCGCGCGCGGGACGCCGGGGACGTCATGTCCGGATCGGGCGAAGGGAGCGGAGGCAGCGGGTCCGGTGCCGGCGGCGCCCACGGCCAGGGCTCGCCGTGGCGGCCCGAGCAGCTGAGCGACCGTTTCGACCGCGACGAGATGAGGAGCCGGGTCGCGGCCTTCCGGCGGCGGGTCGAGCGTGAGGCGACGCGGCGCAACACCGAGGCCCGAGGCACCGAGCGGATCAGCCGGTACGGCGTGCGGGACCCCTTGGAGCGCAAGGACTTCCTGCTCACCGGTAAGACCGAGGGGGCCGATCTGCAGGCCGCGATCCGTCCCCTCGCCCGCAAGCTCGCCGCGCGGCTCTCCGCCCGGCAGCGGCGGCAGTCGCGCGGCACCGTCGACATCCGCCGCACCCTGCGCCGGGCGATGTCGACCGGTGGTGTGCCGATGAGCCCGGCCTACAAGCACCGGCACCGCTCACGCGCCGACATCGTGCTGATCTGCGACATGTCCGGGTCGGTGGCGGGCTTCTCCCGCTTCACGATGCTGCTGCTCCAGGCGCTGGCCGGGCAGTTCCGTCGGGTGCGCTTCTTCGGCTTCGTCAACATCTGCGACGACATCACCGACATCGTCACCGGGTCGAGCGTCGGCGAGGACATCAGCAGCCAGGTCGCGCAGCGGGCGAGCCTGTCGCGCTGGCACGGGAGCAGCGACTACGGCAGCGCGCTCACCGACTTCGTCGACCGGTGGCTCGGCGCGGTCGGGCCGCGGAGCACGGTGATCGTCCTCGGCGATGCCCGGACCAACGGCACCGAGCCGCACGTCGACGCGCTGCGGACCATCGCCGCCCAGGCCCGCCACGTCGCCTGGCTCAACCCCGAGCCCCACGCGAGCTGGGACACGGGTGACTCCGTCGCCGGCCGCTACGCGCAGGTCGTCGACATGCACGAGTGCCGCAACATCGACCAGCTCCGCCGATTCGTCGCCCGAGCCCTCCCCGTCTGA
- a CDS encoding type IV toxin-antitoxin system AbiEi family antitoxin domain-containing protein: protein MEPTLRKAAKGIADVPLFSAEEARAWGISAKDLTILVRRGLILRLDRGWYSTMVAAEPSELHVLRTAAALRMHSGPVAAGHSAVLLHDLPLARADLSTVELARVSDGHGVIRQGVRVRRETGLPNVPVTIPMLGQSARAVDIPSAIVGTALTNNPVAALVAGDGALHSKRCTTQQIDAALAAARGSVGIARARDVLQLLDHRHESAGETLTHWELGRLGWELIPQWEVTLASGRKRRLDLRVKGERVAIEYDGRDKMKLPRAREKLEARQIALEGMGWEFVRVVSEDLDDPVGLHRRVQDAVAASRRAA from the coding sequence ATGGAACCAACCCTGCGGAAGGCCGCCAAGGGCATCGCCGATGTCCCGCTCTTCAGCGCCGAAGAGGCGCGCGCCTGGGGGATCTCGGCGAAGGATCTCACCATCCTCGTGCGACGTGGCCTCATCCTCCGTCTTGACCGTGGGTGGTACTCGACCATGGTTGCGGCTGAACCGTCCGAGCTCCACGTGCTGCGGACGGCTGCTGCGCTTCGCATGCACTCCGGGCCGGTCGCGGCTGGGCACTCGGCGGTGCTCCTGCACGACCTCCCCCTTGCCCGGGCGGACCTCAGCACCGTCGAGCTGGCCAGGGTGAGCGATGGACACGGAGTGATCCGACAGGGCGTCCGCGTCCGGAGGGAGACCGGCCTGCCCAACGTGCCGGTGACCATCCCGATGCTCGGGCAGAGCGCGCGGGCCGTCGACATCCCGAGCGCGATCGTTGGTACCGCCCTGACGAACAACCCAGTTGCGGCGCTGGTCGCCGGCGACGGAGCGCTGCACTCGAAGCGGTGCACCACGCAGCAGATCGACGCCGCGCTGGCTGCGGCACGCGGTTCGGTAGGGATCGCCCGGGCCCGAGACGTCCTGCAGCTGCTCGATCATCGACATGAGTCAGCGGGTGAGACGTTGACGCACTGGGAGCTTGGCCGCCTCGGGTGGGAGCTCATCCCGCAGTGGGAGGTCACGCTCGCCTCTGGCAGGAAGCGCCGCCTCGACCTTCGGGTCAAGGGGGAGCGCGTCGCGATCGAGTACGACGGCAGGGACAAGATGAAGCTGCCGAGAGCGAGGGAAAAGCTCGAGGCGCGACAGATCGCGCTCGAGGGGATGGGCTGGGAGTTCGTCCGGGTTGTATCCGAGGACCTCGATGACCCTGTCGGATTGCACCGGCGAGTCCAGGACGCGGTGGCGGCCTCGCGACGTGCCGCGTGA
- a CDS encoding response regulator transcription factor, whose product MATPPPRRVLVVEDDPTINQALTDRLLALGYAVERASDGPGAVATFERTEPDIVLLDLMLPGFDGLEVMRRIQPIRPTPVLMLTARDEEADIVLGLGVGADDYLTKPFRMREVVARIEALLRRVDRARELASTSTPALTHDGLVLDPRTRRCTVEGVDVHLTPTEFDLLALLAADPGSVVRRERIVEDLWGWDETLGSRTLDSHVKAVRAKVGAHRVRTVHGVGYALAESEGGS is encoded by the coding sequence ATGGCCACTCCCCCGCCCCGGCGCGTGCTCGTCGTCGAGGACGACCCCACGATCAACCAGGCGCTCACCGACCGCCTGCTCGCCCTCGGCTACGCCGTGGAGCGGGCGAGCGACGGGCCGGGCGCGGTGGCGACCTTCGAGCGGACGGAGCCGGACATCGTCCTGCTCGACCTCATGCTCCCCGGCTTCGACGGGCTCGAGGTCATGCGGCGGATCCAGCCGATCCGCCCCACCCCGGTCCTCATGCTCACCGCCCGCGATGAGGAGGCCGACATCGTCCTCGGCCTCGGCGTCGGCGCGGACGACTACCTCACCAAGCCCTTCCGCATGCGTGAGGTCGTCGCGCGCATCGAGGCGCTGCTGCGCCGGGTCGACCGGGCCCGCGAGCTCGCATCGACCAGCACCCCCGCGCTCACCCACGACGGGCTGGTCCTCGACCCCCGCACCCGCCGCTGCACCGTCGAGGGCGTCGACGTCCACCTCACGCCGACCGAGTTCGACCTGCTCGCGCTCCTCGCCGCCGACCCCGGCAGCGTCGTGCGCCGCGAGCGCATCGTCGAGGACCTCTGGGGCTGGGACGAGACCCTCGGCAGCCGCACCCTCGACAGCCACGTCAAGGCCGTCCGCGCCAAGGTCGGCGCCCACCGGGTCCGGACCGTCCACGGCGTCGGCTACGCCCTCGCCGAGAGCGAAGGGGGATCCTGA